One Corynebacterium yudongzhengii DNA window includes the following coding sequences:
- a CDS encoding cell wall-binding repeat 2 family protein, with the protein MLATEGPEALADADGTGLEVSQRFFEEADALVVTSEDYEAQRTGAQEAIDRHAPMLLATGENTDAITGEADRLGASTVVTVGDVPSLGGEDASFEIEEVAAEESVDPAQDETAEQVGEDGADAGAEEPVDQGTTVDLETAPQNEDNEDPDPRAQTTTEIAGMEPSEDHPVALPPIFVTEQSSPASVATAKAAGGEVHLLEYPDPRITSESMEIASSGDTIALGQQFGDSERYEAAVDMADNGELPGGGGLVFPGRRMIALYGHPSGDALGVMGEQPPAEAVERVESHIENYQPLEEQPVIPAFEIIVTVASSQPGADGKYSNTFPVEDYIGYVDAITDAGGYAVLDLQPGRASFLEQAQMFEELLKRPNVGLALDPEWKIGPDELPMQRIGHVEAAEVNEVADWLAELTRENDLPQKALVLHQFQSQMIRDRDQIDTSHPELAFVLHADGHGTPDLKFETWNVLQEGLDGEWFMAWKNFIDEDTPTFTPEQTYNWVDPRPWFVSYQ; encoded by the coding sequence ATGCTCGCCACGGAAGGCCCCGAGGCGCTTGCCGACGCCGACGGCACCGGACTCGAGGTATCCCAGCGCTTCTTTGAGGAGGCGGATGCGCTCGTCGTCACCAGTGAGGACTACGAGGCGCAGCGCACCGGCGCGCAGGAAGCCATCGACCGCCATGCGCCGATGCTACTTGCCACCGGCGAGAACACGGACGCTATCACCGGTGAGGCCGACCGCCTGGGGGCCTCCACCGTGGTCACCGTCGGTGACGTTCCCTCTTTGGGTGGCGAGGATGCCTCCTTCGAGATCGAAGAGGTCGCTGCCGAAGAGTCCGTCGATCCGGCGCAGGACGAGACTGCCGAGCAGGTCGGCGAGGATGGCGCCGACGCCGGTGCGGAAGAGCCCGTGGATCAGGGCACGACGGTGGATCTGGAGACCGCCCCGCAGAACGAGGACAACGAGGATCCGGACCCGCGTGCTCAGACCACCACTGAGATTGCTGGTATGGAGCCCAGTGAGGATCACCCGGTCGCGCTGCCGCCGATCTTTGTTACGGAGCAGTCCTCGCCGGCGTCTGTTGCCACCGCGAAGGCCGCCGGGGGAGAGGTCCACCTCCTGGAGTACCCGGATCCGCGCATTACCTCGGAGTCGATGGAGATCGCTTCGAGCGGCGACACCATCGCCTTGGGCCAGCAGTTCGGCGACTCCGAGCGTTACGAGGCTGCCGTCGATATGGCCGATAACGGCGAGCTGCCCGGTGGCGGCGGACTCGTTTTCCCGGGTCGGCGCATGATCGCGCTCTACGGGCACCCCTCGGGCGATGCGCTCGGTGTGATGGGTGAGCAGCCGCCGGCTGAGGCCGTCGAGCGGGTCGAGAGCCACATTGAGAACTACCAGCCGCTCGAGGAACAGCCGGTCATCCCAGCCTTCGAGATCATTGTCACGGTGGCGTCTTCCCAGCCGGGTGCCGACGGCAAGTACTCCAACACCTTCCCCGTAGAGGACTACATCGGCTACGTTGACGCGATCACCGACGCCGGCGGCTACGCCGTGCTCGATCTGCAGCCCGGTCGGGCCAGCTTCTTGGAGCAGGCGCAGATGTTCGAAGAGCTGCTCAAGCGCCCGAACGTCGGCCTCGCGCTGGACCCGGAGTGGAAGATCGGCCCCGACGAGCTGCCGATGCAGCGCATCGGCCACGTCGAAGCCGCGGAGGTCAACGAGGTCGCCGACTGGCTCGCCGAGCTGACCCGCGAGAACGACCTGCCGCAGAAGGCGCTGGTCCTGCACCAGTTCCAGTCGCAGATGATCCGCGACCGCGACCAGATCGACACCTCGCACCCCGAGCTGGCCTTCGTCCTGCACGCCGACGGCCACGGCACCCCGGACCTCAAGTTCGAGACCTGGAACGTCCTGCAGGAAGGCCTCGACGGCGAGTGGTTCATGGCGTGGAAGAACTTCATCGACGAAGACACCCCGACCTTCACGCCCGAACAGACCTACAACTGGGTCGACCCGCGGCCCTGGTTCGTGTCGTATCAGTAG
- a CDS encoding 3-isopropylmalate dehydrogenase: protein MKLAVIPGDGIGPEVTAEALKVLYAVRDDIETTEFNLGAERYLATGDTLTDEDLAELRTHDAILLGAVGMPGKVPPGILERELLLRLRFDLDHHVNLRPAKLYPTATSPLANPGEIDFVVVREGTEGLYAGNGGGLRVGTPHEVASEVSQNTRYGVERVVRDAFERAQSRRRKLTLVHKTNVLVNAGSLWQRTVDEVSADYPDVEVDYNHIDAATIYMVTDPGRYDVIVTDNLFGDILTDLAGAVTGGIGLAASGNIDATGTNPSMFEPVHGSAPDIAGQGVADPTAAILSAALLLRHLGDEDNAVRIEEAVARDVATRGDDAISTTAVGDRIAAALKG, encoded by the coding sequence ATGAAACTCGCAGTCATCCCTGGTGACGGCATCGGCCCCGAGGTCACCGCCGAGGCCCTCAAGGTGCTTTACGCCGTGCGCGACGATATCGAGACCACCGAGTTTAACCTCGGCGCGGAGCGTTACCTCGCCACCGGCGACACCCTGACCGACGAGGACCTCGCCGAGCTTCGCACCCACGACGCGATCCTGCTCGGCGCGGTGGGCATGCCGGGAAAGGTCCCGCCCGGCATCCTCGAGCGCGAGCTGCTGCTGCGCCTGCGTTTCGACCTCGATCACCACGTCAACCTGCGCCCGGCCAAGCTCTACCCGACGGCGACCTCCCCGTTGGCGAACCCGGGCGAGATCGACTTCGTCGTCGTCCGCGAGGGCACCGAGGGGCTCTACGCCGGCAACGGCGGCGGCCTGCGCGTGGGCACCCCGCACGAGGTGGCCAGCGAGGTCTCCCAGAACACCCGCTACGGCGTCGAGCGCGTCGTGCGCGACGCTTTCGAGCGCGCCCAGTCGCGCCGCCGCAAGCTCACGCTGGTGCACAAGACGAACGTCTTGGTCAACGCCGGCAGCCTGTGGCAGCGCACCGTCGACGAGGTCTCCGCGGACTACCCGGACGTGGAGGTCGACTACAACCACATCGACGCCGCAACCATCTACATGGTCACCGATCCGGGGCGTTATGACGTCATCGTCACCGACAACCTCTTCGGCGACATCCTCACCGACCTCGCCGGCGCGGTGACCGGCGGCATCGGCCTGGCCGCCTCCGGCAACATCGATGCCACCGGCACGAACCCCTCGATGTTCGAGCCCGTCCACGGCTCCGCGCCGGACATCGCCGGCCAGGGCGTTGCCGATCCGACCGCGGCGATCCTGTCGGCCGCGTTGCTGCTGCGCCACCTCGGCGACGAAGACAACGCAGTGCGGATTGAGGAGGCGGTGGCGCGTGACGTCGCTACGCGTGGCGACGACGCGATTTCCACCACCGCCGTCGGCGACCGCATCGCCGCCGCCCTGAAGGGTTAA
- the serA gene encoding phosphoglycerate dehydrogenase has protein sequence MSKPVVLIADKLSQATVEALGDAVEVRWVDGPNRAELLAAVPEADALLVRSATTVDAEVIQAAPNLKIIGRAGVGLDNVDIDAATDNGVMVVNAPTSNIHSACEQAIALLLATARQLPAADKSVRGGEWKRSSFKGVEVFGKTVGIVGFGHIGQLFAQRLQAFETTVIAHDPYANPARAAQMGVELVELEELMARADFVTIHLPKTKETAGMFSAELLAKAKKGQIIVNAARGGLVDEQALAEAIRSGHIRGAGFDVYETEPCTDSPLFELDEVVVAPHLGASTVEAQDRAGTDVAASVLKALNGEFVADAVNVSGGRVGEEVAVWLDLARKLGLISGALLDGAPVALEVTARGELSHEDVEALGLSAVRGLFSGITEDSVTFVNAPQIAEQRGLEYSVNTETESQTHRSVLEVRVSAGDGTSVAVVGALTGLERVEKIVRINGRGLDLRAHGQNLFLQYNDVPGALGTAGSKIGAAGVNIDAAALSQTTDGKGAVLILRVEHELEAKLVDDIASELNATAFQLNLD, from the coding sequence GTGTCTAAGCCCGTCGTACTGATTGCCGACAAGCTCTCCCAGGCCACCGTCGAGGCCCTCGGCGACGCCGTCGAAGTCCGCTGGGTCGATGGGCCCAACCGGGCAGAACTCCTCGCCGCGGTCCCGGAGGCAGACGCGCTCCTCGTGCGCTCGGCCACCACCGTGGACGCTGAGGTCATCCAGGCCGCCCCGAACTTGAAGATCATCGGCCGCGCGGGCGTGGGTCTGGATAACGTCGACATCGACGCCGCCACCGACAACGGCGTCATGGTCGTCAACGCCCCGACCTCGAACATCCACTCCGCCTGCGAGCAGGCCATCGCCCTGCTTCTGGCCACCGCCCGCCAGCTGCCCGCCGCCGATAAGAGCGTGCGCGGTGGCGAGTGGAAGCGCTCCTCCTTCAAGGGTGTGGAGGTCTTCGGCAAGACCGTCGGCATCGTCGGCTTCGGCCACATCGGCCAGCTGTTCGCCCAGCGTCTGCAGGCTTTTGAGACCACCGTCATCGCCCATGACCCGTATGCCAACCCGGCCCGCGCCGCCCAGATGGGCGTCGAGCTCGTCGAGCTCGAGGAACTGATGGCCCGCGCCGATTTCGTGACCATCCACCTGCCGAAGACCAAGGAGACCGCGGGCATGTTCTCCGCCGAGCTTCTGGCCAAGGCGAAGAAGGGCCAGATCATCGTCAACGCCGCCCGCGGCGGCCTGGTTGACGAGCAGGCGCTGGCCGAGGCCATTCGCTCCGGGCACATCCGCGGCGCCGGCTTCGACGTCTACGAGACGGAGCCGTGCACCGACTCGCCGCTCTTCGAGCTCGACGAGGTCGTCGTCGCCCCGCACCTGGGTGCCTCCACCGTCGAGGCCCAGGACCGCGCGGGTACCGACGTCGCCGCCTCCGTTCTCAAGGCCCTCAACGGCGAGTTCGTCGCCGACGCCGTGAACGTCTCCGGCGGCCGCGTCGGCGAGGAAGTCGCCGTCTGGCTCGATCTGGCCCGCAAGCTCGGCCTCATCTCCGGCGCGCTTCTCGACGGCGCCCCCGTCGCCCTCGAGGTCACCGCCCGCGGCGAGCTCTCCCACGAGGACGTCGAGGCGCTGGGCCTGTCCGCCGTGCGCGGCCTCTTCTCCGGCATCACGGAGGATTCCGTGACCTTCGTCAACGCCCCGCAGATCGCCGAGCAGCGCGGCCTCGAGTACTCCGTGAACACCGAGACCGAGTCGCAGACCCACCGCAGCGTGCTCGAGGTGCGCGTCTCCGCCGGGGACGGCACCTCCGTGGCTGTCGTGGGTGCGCTGACGGGCCTGGAGCGCGTCGAGAAGATCGTGCGCATCAACGGCCGCGGCCTCGACCTGCGCGCCCACGGCCAGAACCTGTTTCTGCAGTACAACGACGTCCCGGGCGCGCTGGGCACGGCCGGTTCCAAGATCGGCGCCGCCGGCGTCAACATCGACGCCGCCGCCCTGTCGCAGACCACCGACGGCAAGGGTGCGGTGCTGATCCTGCGCGTCGAACACGAACTGGAGGCTAAGCTTGTCGACGACATCGCCTCCGAGCTCAACGCCACCGCTTTCCAGCTCAACCTGGACTAA
- a CDS encoding DUF294 nucleotidyltransferase-like domain-containing protein has protein sequence MSVELEEIRDFLAAHEPFRRLPEVTLAELPQAMEMTYVPRGETIITRGEVNDYLYIIRSGAVDVLGEEEVLLDRREPGRNFGYSTLVGEPECRYSMIAVEDTLLLVLPRDHFTQLAEANPDLERYFSTLSRRIAHAAREWRDDPAQDVLSTPVSTMISEQTPVLIESTATITEAARTMVEKNVSSILVTDNKRLSGILTDKDLRVRVVAAERDSSHPVTAVMTADPLTLTPDALAFEAMLVMAEHNIHHLPVCDHADILGVVTSGDISRLLQVNPVFLTAELSRRSRAELKDTYHRAGDAVARLIDRGASFNETSKVLTTVADALVRRLIELFEEDNGPSPVDYCFVVVGSQGRVEMGPASDQDNALILADDYDEEAHGDYIERLATFVCQGLADAGQALCPGEMMAMNPQWRMTKSAWLDTFWRWITAPEPDALLNTQIYFDMRGVAGNLEMAEEVHAEAVARAQGSQRLHAHLAALAARRDPPLGFFRGFVVERGGEYAKTLDVKKGGTAGLVQMARLYAIKAGLTVVGTRDRFRQAAGLSLTQQAADNLIDVFDYLSNLTLKHQSQQLKLGKEANYHIDPEQLNALNRHNLRDSFQILKKMQNALATAHPVRNI, from the coding sequence ATGAGCGTCGAACTGGAGGAGATCCGCGACTTCCTTGCTGCCCACGAGCCTTTCCGCCGGCTGCCCGAGGTGACATTGGCAGAGCTGCCGCAGGCGATGGAGATGACCTACGTGCCCCGGGGCGAGACCATCATCACCCGCGGTGAGGTCAACGATTACCTTTACATCATCCGCAGCGGCGCCGTGGACGTGCTCGGTGAGGAAGAGGTCCTGCTCGATCGGCGCGAGCCGGGCCGGAACTTCGGGTATTCCACGCTCGTCGGCGAGCCGGAGTGCCGCTACAGCATGATCGCGGTCGAAGACACGCTCCTGCTCGTTTTGCCGCGCGATCATTTCACTCAGCTCGCCGAGGCGAATCCCGACCTCGAGCGTTACTTCTCCACGCTGTCGCGCCGTATCGCCCACGCCGCCCGCGAGTGGCGCGACGACCCGGCCCAGGATGTGCTGTCCACCCCGGTGAGCACGATGATCAGCGAGCAAACCCCGGTACTCATCGAGTCGACGGCGACTATCACCGAGGCCGCCCGCACGATGGTGGAGAAAAACGTCTCTTCAATACTCGTCACGGACAATAAACGCCTGAGCGGCATCCTCACCGATAAGGATCTGCGCGTGCGCGTCGTCGCCGCCGAGCGTGATTCCTCCCATCCGGTGACCGCCGTCATGACGGCCGATCCGCTCACGCTCACCCCCGACGCGTTGGCTTTCGAGGCGATGCTCGTGATGGCTGAGCACAACATCCACCACCTGCCCGTCTGCGACCACGCAGACATCCTCGGGGTAGTGACCTCGGGCGACATATCGCGACTTTTGCAGGTCAACCCGGTCTTTCTCACCGCGGAGCTCTCGCGTCGCAGCAGGGCAGAGCTGAAAGATACCTATCACCGGGCCGGGGATGCCGTCGCCAGGCTCATCGACCGCGGGGCGAGCTTCAACGAAACCTCGAAGGTGCTCACCACCGTGGCGGACGCTCTCGTGCGCCGCCTCATCGAGCTCTTCGAAGAGGATAATGGCCCTTCGCCGGTCGACTATTGCTTCGTGGTCGTCGGTTCGCAGGGCCGCGTTGAGATGGGGCCGGCCTCGGATCAGGACAACGCCCTGATCCTGGCCGACGACTACGACGAAGAAGCCCACGGCGACTACATCGAGCGCCTCGCGACGTTCGTCTGCCAAGGCCTCGCCGATGCCGGCCAGGCGCTGTGTCCGGGCGAGATGATGGCGATGAACCCGCAGTGGCGCATGACGAAAAGCGCCTGGCTCGACACCTTCTGGCGCTGGATCACCGCCCCGGAGCCGGATGCGCTGCTGAACACCCAGATCTACTTCGACATGCGTGGGGTGGCCGGCAACCTCGAGATGGCTGAGGAGGTCCACGCCGAGGCGGTCGCGAGGGCGCAGGGTTCGCAGCGTCTGCACGCGCACTTGGCGGCGCTGGCGGCGCGTCGCGATCCGCCGCTGGGATTCTTCCGCGGCTTCGTCGTCGAGCGCGGCGGCGAGTATGCCAAGACCCTCGACGTGAAGAAGGGTGGCACGGCCGGCCTGGTGCAGATGGCTCGGCTCTATGCGATCAAGGCGGGTCTGACGGTCGTCGGCACGCGAGACCGCTTCCGGCAGGCTGCTGGGCTGTCGCTGACCCAGCAGGCCGCGGATAACCTCATCGACGTCTTCGACTACCTCAGCAACCTCACCCTCAAACACCAGTCGCAGCAGCTCAAGCTGGGCAAAGAGGCTAACTATCACATCGACCCCGAGCAGCTGAACGCGCTGAATAGACACAACTTGAGGGACTCCTTCCAGATCTTAAAGAAGATGCAAAATGCGCTGGCGACCGCGCATCCGGTGCGGAACATCTGA
- a CDS encoding fumarylacetoacetate hydrolase family protein: MRFARIATPEGLTFAVIDGEGTDPKNLTAKQIAGTPYTEPEYTGKEWALSDIRLLAPTLPSKVVAIGRNYADHVAEVFKKSAESLPPTLFIKPPTSVTGPGAPIRIPEFATNVEFEGELAVVIGKPCKNVSEENWKSVVRGFTIVNDVSSRDLQFSDGQWARAKGIDTFCPLGPWIETDIDSFDLDDLPIKAHLTHEGKTETKQDSNSDQMIMSVGEIIEFITASMTLLPGDVICTGSPAGTEAMVPGDSIAIDIPGIGTLENPVERA, translated from the coding sequence ATGCGTTTTGCACGAATTGCTACTCCCGAAGGACTGACCTTCGCCGTCATTGACGGCGAGGGCACGGACCCGAAGAACCTGACCGCCAAGCAGATTGCGGGCACGCCTTACACCGAGCCGGAATACACCGGTAAGGAGTGGGCGTTGAGCGATATCCGCCTGCTCGCCCCGACGCTTCCCAGCAAGGTCGTGGCCATCGGGCGAAACTACGCTGATCACGTCGCGGAGGTGTTTAAGAAGTCGGCCGAAAGCCTGCCGCCGACGCTGTTTATCAAGCCGCCGACATCGGTCACGGGGCCGGGCGCGCCGATTCGCATCCCCGAATTCGCCACCAACGTGGAGTTTGAGGGGGAGCTCGCGGTGGTTATCGGCAAACCGTGCAAGAACGTCTCGGAGGAGAACTGGAAGTCGGTGGTGCGCGGTTTCACCATCGTCAACGATGTCTCTTCGCGGGATTTGCAGTTTTCCGACGGGCAGTGGGCCCGCGCCAAGGGCATCGACACCTTCTGCCCGCTCGGGCCGTGGATCGAGACGGACATCGACTCCTTTGACCTCGACGACCTGCCGATCAAGGCGCACCTGACCCACGAGGGCAAAACCGAGACGAAGCAGGATTCGAACTCGGATCAGATGATTATGTCCGTCGGCGAGATCATCGAGTTCATCACCGCCTCGATGACCCTGCTGCCGGGCGATGTGATTTGCACCGGCTCGCCAGCGGGTACCGAGGCGATGGTTCCCGGCGATTCGATCGCTATTGATATCCCGGGGATCGGCACCCTGGAGAACCCCGTCGAGCGCGCCTAA
- the ilvC gene encoding ketol-acid reductoisomerase — MAIEVFYDDEADLSLIQGRKVAVIGYGSQGHAHAQNLRESGVEVVIGLRDGSKSADKAREAGFEVKNVADASAWADVIMLLAPDTSQAKIFSEEIEPNLKDGDALLFGHGLNIHFDLIKPADNIIVGMVAPKGPGHLVRRQFVDGKGVPCLIAVDQDPKDNAHDLLLSYAAAIGGARAGVIPTTFEAETVTDLFGEQAVLCGGTEQLILTGFEVLTEAGYEPEMAYFEVLHELKLIVDLLFEGGIENMNYSVSDTAEFGGYLSGPRVIDDSTKEHMKEILSDIQDGTFTKRLLANIEGGNKELEGLRAKIAEHPIEKTGAKLRDMMSWVKVDAREQTA; from the coding sequence ATGGCTATCGAGGTCTTTTACGACGACGAAGCGGACCTGTCGCTCATCCAGGGCCGCAAGGTTGCGGTCATCGGCTACGGCTCCCAGGGCCACGCCCACGCCCAGAACCTGCGCGAATCCGGCGTCGAGGTCGTCATCGGCCTGCGTGACGGCTCCAAGTCCGCCGACAAGGCCCGCGAGGCCGGCTTTGAGGTCAAGAACGTCGCCGACGCCTCCGCGTGGGCCGACGTCATCATGCTCCTGGCCCCGGATACCTCCCAGGCCAAGATCTTCAGCGAGGAGATCGAGCCGAACCTCAAGGACGGCGACGCCCTCCTGTTCGGCCACGGCCTCAACATCCACTTCGATTTGATCAAGCCGGCCGACAACATCATCGTCGGCATGGTCGCCCCCAAGGGCCCGGGCCACCTGGTCCGCCGCCAGTTCGTCGACGGCAAGGGCGTTCCCTGCCTCATCGCCGTCGACCAGGACCCGAAGGACAACGCCCACGACCTGCTGTTGTCCTACGCCGCCGCCATCGGTGGCGCCCGCGCCGGCGTCATCCCGACCACCTTCGAGGCTGAGACCGTCACCGACCTCTTCGGCGAGCAGGCCGTTCTCTGCGGCGGCACCGAGCAGCTGATCCTCACCGGTTTCGAGGTCCTCACCGAGGCCGGCTACGAGCCGGAGATGGCCTACTTCGAGGTTCTTCACGAGCTCAAGCTCATCGTCGACCTCCTCTTCGAGGGCGGCATCGAGAACATGAACTACTCCGTCTCTGACACCGCCGAGTTCGGTGGCTACCTCTCCGGCCCGCGCGTCATCGACGACAGCACCAAGGAGCACATGAAGGAGATCCTGTCCGACATCCAGGACGGCACCTTCACCAAGCGCCTGCTGGCCAACATCGAGGGCGGCAACAAGGAACTCGAGGGCCTGCGCGCCAAGATCGCCGAGCACCCGATCGAGAAGACCGGCGCCAAGCTGCGTGACATGATGAGCTGGGTCAAGGTCGACGCCCGCGAGCAGACCGCGTAA
- a CDS encoding exonuclease domain-containing protein has product MWPFRPPQPAATPSWDTPIDAAQLLAVDVETTGLEPKNHRLLSIGWVPIDGRSILLGQAGYVVLQATTGDSVGASATIHRLTDDILAAGVAPAEALEQFLTALKGRMMLAHFAQMEQEFLADLYRRVRGERVRFPAVDTLAIERRHMERMATYPRGEDLRLPRARRRYGLPAYRNHNALTDALACAELYLAQQGVITARTLGDLKA; this is encoded by the coding sequence ATGTGGCCTTTTCGCCCACCCCAACCTGCCGCCACTCCGAGCTGGGACACACCGATCGATGCGGCCCAGCTTTTGGCTGTCGACGTCGAAACCACCGGACTCGAGCCCAAAAACCACCGCCTGCTCTCCATCGGGTGGGTGCCTATCGACGGCCGCAGCATCCTTCTAGGCCAGGCGGGCTATGTCGTGCTGCAGGCCACCACCGGCGACAGCGTCGGGGCATCGGCGACCATCCACCGGCTTACCGACGACATCCTCGCCGCCGGCGTGGCCCCAGCAGAGGCACTCGAGCAGTTTCTCACGGCGCTGAAAGGCCGGATGATGCTGGCGCATTTCGCCCAGATGGAGCAGGAGTTCTTGGCCGATTTATACCGGCGGGTGCGTGGGGAAAGGGTGCGGTTTCCGGCCGTCGATACCTTAGCGATCGAGCGTCGACACATGGAACGCATGGCGACTTACCCGCGCGGTGAGGATCTTCGCCTCCCGCGGGCGCGGAGGCGCTATGGGTTGCCGGCGTATCGTAACCACAACGCGCTGACCGACGCGCTCGCCTGCGCTGAGCTGTACCTTGCGCAGCAGGGCGTGATCACGGCGCGGACGTTGGGCGATCTCAAGGCCTAG
- the ilvN gene encoding acetolactate synthase small subunit yields the protein MSEKTRHILSVQVQDVDGIISRVSAMFTRRGYSLVSFVTAKTEDPGMQRLTIVVDADEDSIEQITKQLNKLIPIIKVVRLDREHTVARALMMVKVNANNTNRPQVVDAANIFRAHIVDVAPDSVIIEATGSPDKLRALLDVLETFGIRELVRSGLVALNRGPKTMAPSR from the coding sequence ATGAGTGAGAAGACCCGCCACATCCTTTCCGTCCAGGTCCAGGACGTCGACGGCATCATCTCGCGGGTATCCGCGATGTTCACCCGCCGCGGCTACAGCCTGGTGTCTTTCGTCACCGCGAAGACCGAAGACCCGGGCATGCAGCGGCTGACCATCGTCGTCGATGCCGACGAGGACTCGATCGAGCAGATCACGAAGCAGCTCAACAAGCTCATCCCGATCATCAAGGTCGTGCGCCTCGACCGCGAGCACACCGTCGCGCGTGCGCTGATGATGGTGAAGGTGAACGCGAACAACACGAACCGGCCGCAGGTCGTCGACGCCGCGAACATCTTCCGCGCCCACATCGTCGACGTCGCCCCGGACTCCGTCATCATCGAGGCGACCGGCTCGCCGGATAAGTTGCGCGCGCTTCTCGATGTCCTCGAAACCTTCGGCATCCGCGAACTCGTCCGCTCCGGCCTAGTCGCGCTCAACCGCGGTCCGAAGACGATGGCACCGAGCCGCTAA
- a CDS encoding DUF262 domain-containing protein, with amino-acid sequence MAFTTPSYALDDLFARINRGELQLPDFQRNYSWDVDRIHSVIVTVLRGYPIGALLALDTRNEPMRFRPRPITGAPAGEQRPGLLLLDGQQRLTSLYHSFQGDGYVEAVDFRGKNITRRFFVGITRAVAGDVLPEDAVFTVDENGYATSHFAPDLETPLTDLPAAVSQGCVPVDTLLGPEGSDFLFDIVADADEPLRRAVKDFHHRVVAPLAAYDVPMIRLSRETASAGVGSIFAQANSVGLQMDVFELLTAVFATEDAEFSFVTDADEQLAQLREHPVLDSIGRTEFLTAMALVVTSRRGRAGGQREDILTLTLEDWRSHADDITHGFLAAAQFLEDRAIFTDAQVPYQEQIPALAAILALVPDIDFAEDTTARDRLSRWFWCGVLGELYGRAAVDIRSARDVEQVVGWVKDDTADEPKTVTDAQFTESRLLSVDSSSAVWRGLQALLMARGARDWRTGKTFTADNYAELRPGFEPIFPLTWGENQGIDAVYARCVLNHTPMGRRTEVVLSGYDPVRYLPRLQSKAVMDDDEFDEVLASHELDPQLLHAGDAREFFVDRRRRFVGMVEYALDRAVKLDVDDSDIQGGSEGPNAFA; translated from the coding sequence ATGGCTTTCACCACGCCCAGCTACGCACTCGACGATCTGTTCGCCCGCATCAACCGCGGGGAGCTGCAGCTCCCTGATTTCCAGCGCAATTACTCGTGGGATGTTGACCGCATCCACTCGGTCATCGTCACGGTGCTGCGTGGGTACCCGATCGGTGCGCTGCTCGCGCTCGATACGCGTAATGAGCCGATGCGCTTCCGCCCGCGCCCGATCACCGGCGCGCCGGCGGGGGAGCAGCGTCCCGGCCTGTTGCTTCTCGACGGCCAACAGCGCCTTACCAGCCTTTATCACAGTTTCCAGGGCGATGGCTACGTCGAAGCCGTCGATTTTCGGGGTAAGAACATCACCCGGCGTTTCTTCGTCGGCATCACCCGAGCGGTGGCCGGGGACGTCTTGCCGGAGGACGCGGTCTTCACCGTGGACGAAAACGGCTACGCCACGTCGCATTTCGCCCCTGACCTCGAGACGCCGCTGACTGATTTGCCGGCGGCGGTGAGCCAGGGATGCGTGCCCGTCGATACGCTGCTGGGACCGGAGGGCTCGGATTTCCTCTTCGACATTGTCGCCGATGCCGATGAGCCCCTTCGACGGGCGGTGAAGGATTTCCACCACCGGGTCGTCGCGCCGCTGGCCGCCTATGACGTGCCCATGATCCGCCTCAGCCGCGAGACGGCGAGCGCGGGCGTGGGATCGATCTTCGCTCAGGCCAACTCGGTGGGCCTGCAGATGGATGTCTTCGAGCTGCTCACCGCGGTGTTTGCCACCGAGGATGCGGAGTTCTCTTTCGTCACCGACGCCGATGAGCAACTCGCCCAGCTGCGCGAGCACCCGGTGCTCGATTCGATCGGGCGCACGGAGTTTTTGACGGCGATGGCGCTCGTCGTGACGAGTCGCCGCGGCCGCGCCGGCGGCCAGCGCGAGGACATCCTCACCCTCACTCTGGAGGATTGGCGCTCGCATGCCGATGACATCACCCACGGCTTCCTCGCCGCCGCTCAGTTCCTCGAAGACCGCGCCATCTTCACCGATGCGCAGGTGCCCTATCAGGAGCAGATCCCGGCGCTCGCCGCGATACTTGCCCTTGTGCCCGACATCGACTTCGCAGAAGATACCACCGCCCGCGATCGTCTGAGCCGCTGGTTCTGGTGCGGCGTGCTCGGTGAGTTGTATGGGCGTGCGGCCGTCGATATCCGTTCGGCGCGCGATGTGGAGCAGGTCGTCGGCTGGGTGAAAGACGACACCGCCGACGAGCCGAAGACCGTCACCGACGCGCAGTTCACTGAGTCTCGCCTTTTGTCCGTCGATTCCTCCAGCGCGGTCTGGCGCGGCCTGCAGGCACTGCTCATGGCCCGCGGCGCGCGCGACTGGCGCACTGGCAAGACTTTCACTGCGGACAACTACGCCGAGCTGCGGCCCGGTTTCGAGCCGATCTTCCCGCTGACCTGGGGCGAGAACCAGGGCATCGACGCGGTGTACGCGCGCTGCGTGCTCAACCACACGCCGATGGGGCGGCGTACCGAGGTCGTGCTCAGCGGCTATGATCCCGTGCGCTACCTGCCGCGGCTCCAGTCGAAAGCCGTGATGGACGATGATGAGTTCGACGAGGTGCTGGCCAGCCACGAGCTGGACCCGCAGCTTCTGCACGCGGGTGATGCGCGGGAGTTCTTCGTCGATAGGCGACGCCGGTTCGTGGGCATGGTGGAATACGCGCTGGATCGCGCGGTTAAGCTCGATGTCGATGACAGTGACATTCAGGGAGGCTCCGAAGGGCCGAATGCCTTCGCTTAG